Proteins encoded by one window of Streptomyces sp. NBC_01571:
- a CDS encoding TldD/PmbA family protein, which produces MPHSIDEAFTALPLRALADAALARARALGAEHADFRFERVRSASWRLRDAKPAGSSDTTDLGYAVRVVHGGTWGFASGVDLTMDAAAKVASQAVAMAKLSAQVIKAAGSDERVELAGEPVHAEKTWISSYDIDPFSVPAEEKAGLLSDWSARLLAAPGVNHVDASLLTVHENKFYADTAGTVTTQQRVRLHPQLTAVAVDESSGEFDSMRTIAPPAGRGWEYLMGTGWDWDSELERIPELLAEKMRAPSVESGLYDLVVDPSNLWLTIHESIGHATELDRALGYEAAYAGTSFATFDQLGKLRYGSERMNVTGDRTAEHGLATIGYDDEGVEGQSWDLVKDGTLVGYQLDRRIARLTGFERSNGCAYADSPGHVPVQRMANVSLQPDPTGLSTEDLIGGVDRGIYVVGDRSWSIDMQRYNFQFTGQRFFRIENGRITGQLRDVAYQATTTDFWGSMAAVGGPQTYVLGGAFNCGKAQPGQVAAVSHGCPSALFKGVNILNTTQEAGR; this is translated from the coding sequence GTGCCTCATTCCATCGACGAAGCCTTCACGGCACTGCCGCTGCGGGCCCTGGCCGACGCCGCGCTGGCGCGCGCCCGTGCCCTGGGCGCCGAGCACGCGGACTTCCGGTTCGAACGTGTGCGCAGCGCGTCCTGGCGGCTGCGCGACGCAAAACCCGCCGGATCGTCGGACACCACCGACCTGGGGTACGCGGTGCGGGTGGTGCACGGCGGGACCTGGGGGTTCGCCTCGGGCGTGGATCTGACGATGGACGCGGCCGCGAAGGTCGCCTCCCAGGCCGTCGCGATGGCGAAGCTGTCGGCCCAGGTCATCAAGGCTGCGGGGTCCGACGAGCGCGTGGAGCTGGCCGGCGAGCCGGTGCACGCGGAGAAGACCTGGATCTCGTCGTACGACATCGACCCGTTCTCCGTGCCCGCCGAGGAGAAGGCCGGGCTGCTCTCGGACTGGAGTGCCCGGCTGCTGGCGGCCCCCGGCGTCAACCACGTCGACGCCTCGCTGCTGACCGTGCACGAGAACAAGTTCTACGCCGACACCGCGGGGACCGTCACCACGCAGCAGCGCGTCCGGCTGCACCCGCAGCTGACCGCCGTCGCGGTCGACGAGTCGAGCGGCGAGTTCGACTCGATGCGCACCATCGCGCCGCCGGCCGGACGCGGCTGGGAGTACCTGATGGGCACCGGCTGGGACTGGGACTCCGAGCTGGAGCGGATCCCCGAGCTGCTCGCCGAGAAGATGCGGGCACCGAGCGTCGAGTCGGGGCTGTACGACCTCGTGGTCGACCCCTCCAACCTGTGGCTGACCATCCACGAGTCCATCGGCCACGCCACCGAGCTGGACCGCGCGCTGGGCTACGAGGCGGCGTACGCGGGCACCTCCTTCGCCACCTTCGACCAGCTCGGCAAGTTGAGGTACGGCTCCGAGCGGATGAACGTCACCGGTGACCGCACCGCCGAGCACGGCCTCGCGACCATCGGGTACGACGACGAGGGCGTCGAGGGCCAGTCCTGGGACCTCGTGAAGGACGGCACCCTCGTCGGCTACCAGCTCGACCGCCGTATCGCCCGGCTGACCGGCTTCGAGCGCTCGAACGGGTGCGCCTACGCCGACTCCCCCGGGCACGTGCCCGTGCAGCGGATGGCCAACGTGTCCTTGCAGCCGGACCCCACGGGCCTCTCCACCGAGGACCTGATCGGGGGTGTGGACCGCGGCATCTACGTCGTCGGCGACCGGTCCTGGTCGATCGACATGCAGCGCTACAACTTCCAGTTCACCGGGCAGCGGTTCTTCAGGATCGAGAACGGCCGGATCACCGGTCAGCTGCGGGACGTCGCGTACCAGGCGACGACGACCGACTTCTGGGGGTCCATGGCCGCGGTGGGCGGTCCGCAGACGTACGTCCTGGGCGGTGCCTTCAACTGCGGCAAGGCCCAGCCGGGCCAGGTCGCGGCGGTCTCGCACGGCTGCCCGTCCGCCCTCTTCAAGGGCGTCAACATTCTGAACACGACGCAGGAGGCCGGTCGATGA
- a CDS encoding metallopeptidase TldD-related protein → MSARSNQQNKPHEVVERALELSRADGCVVIADEHSTANLRWAGNALTTNGVTRGRTLTVVATVDGREGTASGVVSRAAVTADELEPLVRAAEAAARGAGPAEDAQPLVTGVPESPDFTDAPAETSSTVFADFAPALGESFARARAGGRELYGFANHELVSSYLGTSTGLRLRHDQPNGTLELNAKSPDRTRSAWAGRSTRDFKDVDPAALDAELAVRLGWAERRVDLPAGRYETLLPPTAVADLLIYQMWSAAARDAAEGRTVFSKPGGGTRVGEKLTELPLTLRSDPNEPGLESAPFVLTHSSGDDASVFDNGLPLSATDWVSQGTLARLSTTRHSAGLTGLPVAPTIGNLILDGGDDRSLEEMVAATERGLLLTCLWYIREVDPATLLLTGLTRDGVYLVENGQVVGEVNNFRFNESPVDLLGRATEAGRTEKTLPREWSDWFTRAAMPALRVPDFNMSSVSRGV, encoded by the coding sequence ATGAGCGCTCGCTCCAACCAGCAGAACAAGCCGCACGAGGTCGTCGAGCGTGCCCTCGAACTCTCCCGCGCAGACGGCTGTGTGGTGATCGCCGACGAGCACTCGACCGCGAACCTGCGCTGGGCGGGCAACGCGCTGACCACGAACGGGGTGACGCGCGGGCGCACGCTCACCGTCGTCGCGACCGTCGACGGCCGCGAGGGCACGGCGTCCGGGGTCGTCTCGCGCGCGGCGGTGACCGCGGACGAACTGGAGCCGCTGGTGCGGGCCGCGGAGGCGGCGGCACGCGGTGCGGGCCCCGCCGAGGACGCCCAGCCGCTGGTCACGGGTGTACCGGAGTCCCCGGACTTCACGGACGCGCCCGCCGAGACCTCCTCCACGGTCTTCGCGGACTTCGCCCCCGCGCTCGGCGAGTCGTTCGCACGCGCGCGTGCGGGCGGCCGTGAGCTGTACGGCTTCGCCAACCACGAGCTGGTCTCCAGCTACCTCGGTACGTCGACGGGGCTGCGTCTGCGGCACGACCAGCCCAACGGGACGCTGGAGCTCAACGCCAAGTCGCCGGACCGTACGCGCTCGGCGTGGGCGGGGCGCTCCACCCGTGACTTCAAGGACGTGGATCCGGCGGCGCTGGACGCCGAGCTGGCGGTCCGGCTGGGCTGGGCCGAGCGGCGCGTCGATCTGCCGGCGGGGCGCTACGAGACGCTGTTGCCGCCGACCGCCGTCGCGGACCTGCTGATCTACCAGATGTGGTCGGCGGCGGCCCGGGACGCGGCCGAGGGCCGGACGGTCTTCAGCAAGCCGGGCGGCGGCACCCGCGTCGGCGAGAAGCTCACCGAGCTGCCGCTGACGCTGCGCAGCGACCCGAACGAGCCGGGACTGGAGTCCGCGCCCTTCGTGCTCACGCACTCCTCCGGCGACGACGCGTCGGTGTTCGACAACGGGCTCCCGCTGTCCGCGACGGACTGGGTGAGCCAGGGCACGCTTGCCCGTCTCTCCACCACCCGGCACAGCGCGGGCCTGACCGGGCTGCCCGTCGCGCCGACGATCGGGAACCTGATCCTGGACGGCGGCGACGACCGCTCCCTGGAGGAGATGGTCGCCGCCACCGAGCGCGGTCTGCTGCTGACCTGTCTCTGGTACATCCGCGAGGTCGACCCGGCGACGCTCCTGCTGACGGGCCTGACCCGGGACGGCGTGTACCTCGTGGAGAACGGCCAGGTCGTCGGCGAGGTCAACAACTTCCGGTTCAACGAGTCACCGGTGGACCTGCTGGGGCGCGCGACGGAGGCCGGGCGTACGGAGAAGACCTTGCCGCGCGAATGGAGCGACTGGTTCACGCGTG